One region of Dysidea avara chromosome 1, odDysAvar1.4, whole genome shotgun sequence genomic DNA includes:
- the LOC136248485 gene encoding EGF-containing fibulin-like extracellular matrix protein 1: MTTDANNLFPEELCTVIFNGTDECLSANNSGSCTDNQQCSNINRVFECTCLDGYTYDSSDPDTRIDIDECATDNGGCQQTCNNTNGSFFCSCLTGYMLNSDQFTCNDIDECDVNSCPRECVNTIGSFRCICGSDESYDHNTNRCTEESEGVSGGVIAVIVIVSVLVVVIIVLLVVAVLVYVKYHKDKGKVKAEASLPDESGGDK, from the exons ATGACCACTGATGCTAATAACTTATTCCCTGAGGAGCTTTGCACTGTCATATTTAATG GTACTGATGAATGTTTGTCAGCCAACAACTCTGGATCATGCACTGATAATCAGCAATGCAGCAACATAAACAGGGTTTTTGAATGTACTTGCTTGGATGGGTACACTTATGATTCATCTGATCCAGATACACGTATAG ATATTGATGAATGTGCaactgataatggaggatgTCAGCAAACATGTAATAATACAAATGGCTCATTTTTCTGTTCCTGTTTAACTGGATACATGCTCAATTCAGACCAGTTCACATGTAATGACATTGATGAATGTGATGTTAATTCATGTCCTAGAGAATGTGTTAACACCATCGGATCATTTCGATGCATTTGCGGAAGTGATGAGTCATATGACCACAACACTAACAGGTGTACAGAGGAATCAGAAGGCGTATCAGGCGGTGTAATAGCTGTAATAGTAATAGTTTCTGTTCTAGTTGTAGTGATCATTGTCTTGCTGGTTGTTGCTGTACTAGTGTACGTCAAGTATCACAAGGACAAAGGAAAGGTAAAAGCAGAGGCTAGTTTACCTGATGAAAGTGGAGGAGATAAGTAA